A region from the Acidimicrobiales bacterium genome encodes:
- a CDS encoding S-layer homology domain-containing protein, which produces MPSRPRPAARPSGHRSATVTVVLALFATLVSVVPVSGAPVACPAGTMAFDDVPASSFAYDDIVCIERLDITTGTSPTTYSPSDFVTREQMASFLSRLYRVINGEAAPVAATPFTDVAADSFATRDIARIYGLGITTGTTGTTYAPEDFVTREQMASFLARLRRVLEGYCASPESPFTDVADTSFAKLDVACLYGLKITTGTTPTTYSPNDFVTREQMASFLARFYRTGRRDASFTPRPPRPGDPVVPRNPVDPRNPVDPRDPLDPRNVSCALRTEYVDVNEVVTTGRLAVWWGPTGGDLTDIADLVLDDMAWAWDVATDTLGFDPPQGFPEYCTNIYLIDTGGVTDSLTAGFGEDVNGVPYVNLPVGIASQFLTTPPGPNSQSQYTTHEMMHVFQVGAPFPNSGDAAWYWEAVAEWFVDRVHPTDTVGKDSIGQYLLNPQLPLWASRNNQGSPAGELSVSRRFHDYGAGAFLTWLSEGNGATSAIVDSWDDVPSGTLPQEWLFDELARDGEDMAASFVDFAAHAATVDFSRNAAAIRNHRDEAASSAANAGDVHFRTATVGNAGIGWTGAPSSLIPGAWAYNAISLAATSAGTFSVEIDPAATGSKGSRSDLRGVAVRQRGNTRTYVPLGSDDKASVAVVAGDELWLVVASVPDVFSGNERFDYDYRFVKS; this is translated from the coding sequence ATGCCCTCCCGACCTCGCCCGGCCGCTCGTCCAAGCGGCCATCGCTCCGCCACCGTCACGGTCGTCCTCGCGCTCTTCGCGACGCTGGTGAGCGTCGTGCCGGTGAGTGGCGCACCAGTCGCCTGTCCGGCCGGCACCATGGCGTTCGACGACGTTCCCGCCTCGTCGTTCGCGTACGACGACATCGTGTGCATCGAGCGACTGGACATCACCACCGGCACGAGCCCGACGACCTACTCACCGAGCGATTTCGTGACCCGTGAGCAGATGGCGTCGTTCCTCTCCCGGCTCTACCGGGTCATCAACGGCGAGGCCGCGCCGGTGGCTGCCACACCGTTCACCGATGTCGCCGCCGACTCCTTTGCCACGCGCGACATCGCCCGGATCTACGGGCTCGGCATCACCACGGGCACGACGGGCACGACGTATGCGCCGGAGGACTTCGTGACCCGTGAGCAGATGGCGTCGTTCCTCGCCCGGCTGCGTCGGGTGCTCGAGGGCTATTGCGCCTCACCGGAGAGCCCGTTCACCGATGTGGCGGACACCTCGTTCGCGAAGCTCGATGTCGCGTGCCTCTACGGCCTGAAGATCACGACCGGCACCACGCCCACGACGTACTCGCCGAACGATTTCGTCACGCGGGAACAGATGGCGTCGTTCCTCGCCCGCTTCTACCGGACGGGACGGCGCGACGCGAGCTTCACTCCACGGCCGCCGCGTCCAGGAGACCCCGTGGTCCCTCGCAACCCGGTCGACCCCCGCAACCCTGTTGATCCCCGAGACCCGCTGGATCCGCGCAACGTGAGCTGCGCGTTGCGAACCGAGTACGTCGATGTGAACGAGGTCGTGACGACCGGCCGTCTCGCCGTGTGGTGGGGCCCGACCGGCGGCGATCTCACCGACATCGCCGACCTCGTGCTCGACGACATGGCGTGGGCGTGGGACGTTGCCACCGACACACTGGGGTTCGATCCGCCGCAGGGTTTCCCCGAGTACTGCACCAACATCTACCTGATCGACACCGGTGGCGTCACCGACAGCCTGACCGCGGGCTTCGGCGAGGACGTCAACGGCGTCCCGTATGTGAACCTCCCCGTCGGCATCGCCTCGCAGTTCCTCACGACGCCGCCCGGGCCGAACTCCCAGAGTCAGTACACGACCCACGAGATGATGCACGTCTTCCAGGTCGGTGCGCCGTTCCCGAACAGCGGCGACGCGGCCTGGTACTGGGAAGCAGTGGCCGAGTGGTTCGTCGACCGGGTGCACCCCACCGACACCGTCGGCAAGGACTCGATCGGTCAGTATCTGCTGAACCCGCAGCTGCCGCTCTGGGCCTCCAGGAACAACCAGGGGTCGCCGGCCGGAGAGCTCAGCGTGAGCCGACGCTTCCACGACTACGGGGCCGGCGCCTTCCTCACCTGGCTGAGCGAGGGCAACGGTGCGACCAGCGCGATCGTCGACTCCTGGGACGACGTGCCGTCCGGCACCCTTCCCCAGGAGTGGCTCTTCGACGAACTGGCTCGCGACGGCGAGGACATGGCTGCCTCGTTCGTCGACTTCGCCGCTCACGCGGCGACGGTCGACTTCTCCCGCAATGCTGCGGCGATCCGGAACCATCGCGACGAGGCTGCGTCGTCCGCGGCGAACGCGGGCGACGTCCACTTCCGGACGGCGACCGTGGGCAATGCCGGCATCGGCTGGACCGGTGCCCCCAGCTCCTTGATTCCGGGTGCGTGGGCCTACAACGCCATCTCGCTCGCGGCCACGTCGGCCGGCACCTTCTCGGTCGAGATCGACCCTGCGGCCACCGGATCCAAGGGGAGCCGGTCCGATCTCCGGGGAGTGGCGGTTCGCCAGCGGGGAAACACCCGCACCTACGTCCCGTTGGGCAGTGACGACAAGGCCTCGGTCGCGGTTGTCGCCGGTGACGAGCTGTGGCTCGTCGTGGCGAGTGTGCCCGACGTGTTCAGCGGCAACGAGCGCTTCGACTACGACTACCGCTTCGTGAAGTCGTAG
- a CDS encoding MFS transporter: protein MSDSTSSGAIPLRRDPNIPYYVVTAVLTMGYGSVFTLLAEFRNEFGFSESQLGLIASAGFFAGFVAQVGLAPLADRGRTAQMIRGGVLLAAVGMLGMVVADQLWMFVGSRVVFGLSTGAVAPAMRRLLITRDPDAVGTTLGRLTAFDISGFVLGPVLAAVMVELGGIRLPFIVLMAANLLLFGWVGRLDLRTPPGDGVRRPTLPLLRIPRIQSALFAGVAFYLTIAYFEATWALLLDDNGAETWFIGLSLSLFTIPMILIAPTGGRMAQARGHAAVVGWSISVAAVCTLLYGWVDGLWILLLVSVVHAIADAFTMPANQVAIATATPREQLAAGQGLFSAIGVLVSGVVAYGAGALYEAEGPKLLFTSASMAMIVFLGLSLWRHRSAPVAERTMQEERL, encoded by the coding sequence GTGTCCGACTCCACCTCGAGCGGGGCGATCCCGCTCCGGCGCGACCCCAACATTCCGTACTACGTCGTCACCGCGGTGCTCACGATGGGCTACGGATCGGTGTTCACCCTGCTGGCCGAGTTCCGCAACGAGTTCGGGTTCAGTGAGAGTCAGCTGGGGCTCATCGCATCGGCCGGCTTCTTCGCCGGCTTCGTCGCCCAGGTGGGCCTCGCCCCGCTTGCCGACCGGGGTCGCACGGCGCAGATGATCCGCGGTGGGGTCCTGCTCGCCGCCGTGGGGATGCTCGGTATGGTCGTCGCCGATCAGCTGTGGATGTTCGTCGGGTCACGAGTGGTGTTCGGGCTCAGCACCGGTGCCGTCGCTCCGGCCATGCGCCGGCTCCTCATCACCCGCGACCCGGACGCTGTGGGCACGACGCTGGGCCGGCTCACTGCGTTTGACATCAGCGGGTTCGTCCTCGGCCCCGTCCTGGCCGCGGTGATGGTGGAGCTGGGCGGCATCAGACTCCCGTTCATCGTTCTCATGGCTGCGAACCTGCTCCTGTTCGGATGGGTCGGCCGCCTCGACCTGCGCACGCCGCCCGGTGACGGTGTCCGGCGCCCGACTCTGCCGCTGCTGCGAATCCCCCGGATCCAGTCGGCGCTGTTCGCCGGCGTCGCGTTCTATCTGACCATCGCCTACTTCGAGGCGACCTGGGCGCTCCTCCTCGACGACAATGGGGCCGAGACGTGGTTCATCGGGCTGTCGTTGAGCCTGTTCACGATCCCGATGATCCTCATCGCGCCGACCGGCGGCCGCATGGCGCAGGCGCGCGGCCACGCGGCGGTGGTCGGCTGGTCGATCTCCGTCGCGGCGGTCTGCACACTTCTCTACGGCTGGGTCGACGGCCTCTGGATCCTGCTGCTCGTGTCGGTGGTGCACGCCATCGCGGATGCATTCACGATGCCGGCCAACCAGGTGGCGATCGCGACGGCGACACCGCGCGAACAGCTCGCGGCAGGACAGGGGCTCTTCAGCGCGATCGGCGTGCTCGTGTCGGGCGTGGTCGCCTATGGTGCCGGTGCGCTCTACGAGGCCGAGGGCCCGAAGTTGCTGTTCACCTCGGCGTCGATGGCAATGATCGTGTTCCTGGGGCTGTCCTTGTGGCGGCACCGCTCGGCGCCGGTCGCCGAGAGAACGATGCAGGAGGAGAGACTGTGA
- a CDS encoding cold-shock protein has protein sequence MPVQGKVKFFNAEKGFGFIEREGASDVFVHFSNIVGDGYKSLDEGQTVEFDVAPGRKGEEAQNVRVV, from the coding sequence ATTCCAGTGCAAGGCAAAGTGAAGTTCTTCAACGCTGAAAAGGGATTCGGATTCATCGAGCGCGAAGGCGCCTCCGACGTGTTCGTCCACTTCTCCAACATCGTCGGTGACGGCTACAAGTCCCTCGACGAAGGCCAGACCGTCGAATTCGACGTCGCTCCGGGACGCAAGGGCGAAGAAGCCCAGAACGTCCGGGTCGTCTGA
- a CDS encoding FAD-dependent oxidoreductase produces MSTADCVVIGAGLAGVSVAAELANRGLRVTVVEMEPTMAFHTTGRSAAQYLANYGNEVVRRLTAASATYFASHPQVPLWAPRACLRVGSEAHEAQLSADAAVALTVASDTRFVDGAEARRLVPALAEHVTCGVLEPGAMELDVAAIHQSYVATLRSRAGIVRTSSPAVSLSRHQAWSVELADGEVIDTPTVVNAAGAWGDEVARRAGVSPVGLHPLRRSVGIVGLPAEVDTAGWPLVAFENDDGVMAGYCKPEPGGLLVSPADETPSAPCDARPDEIDIALGLDALNHWLTLDVHHVTSTWAGLRTFAADRSPVVGEAPDAAGFHWCVGQGGYGIQMAPALARAAAALVVDGELPTDLSAAGLTPADLAPDRPTLAGPLIAEH; encoded by the coding sequence ATGAGCACCGCCGACTGTGTCGTCATCGGCGCCGGGCTCGCCGGCGTGTCGGTCGCTGCGGAGCTGGCGAACCGGGGGTTGCGGGTCACCGTCGTCGAGATGGAGCCCACCATGGCGTTCCACACGACGGGTCGATCGGCGGCCCAGTACCTCGCGAACTACGGCAACGAGGTCGTCCGTCGGCTCACGGCCGCCTCGGCGACCTATTTCGCCAGTCACCCGCAGGTGCCGTTGTGGGCCCCACGGGCGTGTCTTCGCGTCGGCAGCGAGGCGCACGAGGCCCAACTCTCGGCCGACGCCGCGGTTGCGCTCACCGTGGCGTCCGACACTCGCTTCGTCGACGGCGCCGAGGCCCGACGCCTCGTCCCTGCGCTGGCCGAACATGTCACGTGTGGCGTGCTGGAGCCGGGCGCGATGGAGCTCGATGTCGCCGCGATCCATCAGTCGTACGTCGCGACGCTGCGGTCACGGGCCGGGATCGTCCGCACCTCGAGTCCGGCAGTGTCGCTCTCGCGCCACCAGGCCTGGTCGGTCGAGTTGGCCGACGGCGAGGTCATCGACACCCCGACCGTGGTCAACGCCGCCGGAGCCTGGGGCGACGAGGTTGCCCGCCGCGCCGGTGTGTCGCCGGTCGGGCTGCACCCGCTGCGTCGCTCGGTGGGCATCGTCGGCCTGCCGGCCGAGGTCGATACGGCCGGCTGGCCACTCGTCGCCTTCGAGAACGACGACGGTGTCATGGCGGGGTATTGCAAACCGGAGCCCGGCGGCCTCCTGGTCTCCCCCGCCGACGAGACGCCGTCGGCACCCTGCGACGCCCGTCCCGACGAGATCGACATCGCGCTCGGCCTCGACGCACTGAACCACTGGCTCACGCTCGATGTCCACCACGTGACGTCGACCTGGGCCGGGCTCCGGACCTTCGCGGCGGATCGGTCGCCCGTCGTGGGCGAGGCGCCCGACGCAGCGGGATTCCACTGGTGCGTCGGCCAGGGCGGCTACGGGATCCAGATGGCGCCCGCCCTGGCCCGGGCCGCGGCTGCCCTCGTCGTCGACGGCGAGCTCCCCACCGACCTCAGCGCCGCGGGGCTTACGCCCGCTGACCTCGCCCCCGACCGGCCGACCCTCGCGGGGCCACTCATCGCCGAACACTGA
- a CDS encoding HD domain-containing protein, giving the protein MTVTDPIEVDANPDSFRRMDESTAEQWAVIGERTSANQGRVADRMMILLESLAHISDGFITDQLTHCLQTATMAERAGADDEMIFGALCHDIGKAISVPNHGAISAEMIKPYVRNDVYEAIKNHQDFQGRHYYQHFGVPTNLRDRFADESWFALCEQFTDDWDQQAFDPDYDTLPLEHFEPLIRRLTAEAKF; this is encoded by the coding sequence ATGACCGTCACCGATCCCATCGAAGTCGACGCCAACCCGGACTCGTTCCGGCGCATGGACGAGTCCACCGCCGAGCAGTGGGCCGTCATCGGTGAGCGGACCTCGGCCAACCAGGGTCGGGTGGCCGACCGCATGATGATCCTGCTCGAGTCGTTGGCCCACATCAGTGACGGCTTCATCACCGATCAGCTCACGCATTGTCTCCAGACGGCGACGATGGCCGAACGGGCCGGCGCCGACGACGAGATGATCTTCGGAGCGTTGTGCCACGACATCGGCAAGGCGATCTCGGTGCCGAACCACGGCGCCATCTCCGCCGAGATGATCAAGCCCTACGTGCGCAACGACGTCTACGAGGCGATCAAGAACCACCAGGACTTCCAGGGCCGCCACTACTACCAGCACTTCGGCGTGCCCACGAACCTGCGGGATCGCTTTGCGGACGAGTCATGGTTCGCATTGTGCGAGCAGTTCACCGACGACTGGGACCAGCAGGCGTTCGATCCCGACTACGACACGCTGCCGCTCGAGCACTTCGAGCCGCTCATCCGCCGGCTGACGGCGGAAGCGAAGTTCTGA
- a CDS encoding glycosyltransferase family 2 protein, giving the protein MASHTLSPAAPAATDGPTDTHGGITRPTLSVIMPVFNEESTLADVIHRVLDLELGVDIDLIAVDDGSSDASLDILDSIPDPRLRVAKHPQNRGKGAAIRTGLNAAVGDVVVIQDADLEYDPTQWEQLLRPIIDGTADVVYGSRFLGETTGMRRRNRWANKGLTAMTRVLFGAGITDMETCYKMIRLDLLDDMRLEADRFDIEPEITARLLRRRVTIHEVPIDYEARTHDDGKKIGWRDGLQAVGTLVKWRLRLRA; this is encoded by the coding sequence ATGGCTTCCCACACGCTCTCGCCTGCCGCGCCCGCCGCGACAGACGGCCCCACCGACACCCACGGCGGGATCACCCGTCCCACCCTGTCGGTGATCATGCCGGTGTTCAACGAGGAGTCGACTCTGGCCGACGTCATCCACCGGGTCCTCGACCTCGAGTTGGGTGTCGACATCGACCTGATCGCAGTGGACGACGGGTCGAGCGACGCATCGCTCGACATCCTCGATTCCATCCCGGATCCCCGGCTGCGCGTGGCCAAGCACCCGCAGAATCGCGGAAAGGGCGCCGCCATTCGCACCGGTCTCAACGCTGCGGTCGGTGACGTCGTCGTCATCCAGGACGCCGACCTCGAGTACGACCCGACGCAGTGGGAGCAGCTGCTCCGCCCGATCATCGACGGCACCGCCGATGTCGTCTACGGCAGCCGTTTCCTCGGCGAGACCACCGGCATGCGCCGTCGCAATCGCTGGGCCAACAAGGGCCTCACGGCGATGACCCGCGTGCTGTTCGGGGCCGGCATCACGGACATGGAGACCTGCTACAAGATGATCCGGCTGGATCTCCTCGACGACATGCGGCTCGAAGCCGACCGTTTCGACATCGAGCCCGAGATCACCGCCCGGCTGCTGCGCCGCCGTGTGACCATTCACGAGGTGCCGATCGACTACGAGGCTCGCACCCACGACGACGGCAAGAAGATCGGCTGGCGCGACGGCCTCCAGGCCGTGGGCACGCTCGTCAAGTGGCGGCTGCGCCTTCGCGCCTGA
- the selD gene encoding selenide, water dikinase SelD: MTRRLTEFSHGAGUGCKLAPGELAQVVRRLSPTDSPDLLVGALTGDDAAVWRLADDRALVVTADFITPVVDDARDWGRVAAANAVSDVYAMGGRPLLALNLVCWNTEELSTELLGDVLQGGHDIAAESGFVVAGGHTVDDPEPKYGMAVIGEVHPDRMLTNAGLRPHQTLILTKPLGIGIITTGLKRGAAAPDIVATAVASMIRTNAAAAAIAVEAGATGATDVTGFGLLGHGGRMAEESGVDLRVDVDAVPVIDGSAELAAAGVVPGGTGRNLAWIEDRLQIGDGVTDLDVTVLADAQTSGGLLFGVDPAVAADVLLALESSGHRAAAIGSTSAGAGTIEIRRR, from the coding sequence ATGACTCGTCGACTCACCGAGTTCAGTCACGGCGCTGGTTGAGGCTGCAAGCTCGCCCCTGGCGAACTGGCGCAGGTCGTGCGCCGCCTCTCCCCGACCGACAGCCCCGATCTTCTCGTGGGCGCCCTCACCGGCGACGACGCCGCCGTGTGGCGCCTCGCCGACGATCGCGCCCTCGTGGTCACCGCCGACTTCATCACACCGGTGGTCGACGACGCGCGGGACTGGGGCCGCGTCGCGGCCGCCAACGCGGTCAGCGACGTCTACGCGATGGGAGGGCGACCGCTCCTCGCGCTGAACCTGGTGTGCTGGAACACCGAGGAGCTCTCGACCGAACTGCTCGGCGACGTTCTCCAGGGCGGGCACGACATCGCGGCCGAGAGCGGCTTCGTCGTCGCCGGCGGCCACACCGTCGACGACCCCGAACCCAAGTACGGCATGGCGGTCATCGGCGAGGTCCACCCCGACCGGATGCTGACCAACGCAGGCCTACGGCCCCACCAGACACTGATCCTCACGAAGCCACTCGGCATCGGCATCATCACCACCGGGCTCAAGCGCGGTGCGGCCGCCCCCGACATCGTCGCCACGGCCGTGGCCAGCATGATCCGCACCAATGCTGCCGCCGCGGCAATCGCGGTCGAGGCAGGGGCCACCGGCGCCACCGATGTCACCGGATTCGGCCTGCTCGGGCACGGCGGACGCATGGCCGAGGAGTCGGGAGTCGACCTCCGGGTCGACGTCGACGCCGTGCCCGTCATCGACGGCTCGGCAGAGCTCGCCGCCGCCGGCGTGGTGCCTGGCGGCACCGGCCGAAACCTCGCCTGGATCGAGGATCGGCTGCAGATCGGCGACGGGGTCACCGACCTCGATGTCACCGTGCTCGCCGATGCACAGACCTCCGGGGGGCTGCTGTTCGGCGTCGATCCGGCGGTGGCCGCTGACGTGCTGCTCGCGCTCGAGTCGTCGGGTCACCGCGCCGCCGCCATCGGGTCGACGAGCGCCGGCGCCGGCACCATCGAGATCCGTCGCCGCTGA
- a CDS encoding nitronate monooxygenase, which produces MSAPATVDSRLQTRVTELFGVDYPIVQTGMGWVAGASLVTGTADAGGLGILAAATMTYEEMVAAIAAVKSRTDKPFGVNMRTDAADVEQRVDHLIAQKVKVASFAQAPRPDMVKKLKDNGVVVVPTVGARRHAEKVAEWGVDAVLCQGAEGGGHTGTVPTSLLLPEVLDAVDIPVIAAGGFHDGRGLAAALAWGADGIAMGTRFLLTADSKVPDEVKAVYLDTPVTGTVVSTAIDGAPQRVIRTEVIENLERTGLLNLPRAGVNALKFRKLTDTSIGDLLKEGISMKRNQDLTWAQVAMAANAAMLTRATLVEGKLEVGILPTGQCVGVVDDLPTCAELIERIAAEAIARFDTVCP; this is translated from the coding sequence ATGAGCGCGCCAGCCACCGTCGATTCCCGTCTCCAGACCCGAGTGACCGAACTCTTCGGCGTCGACTATCCGATAGTGCAGACCGGCATGGGCTGGGTGGCCGGAGCGTCGTTGGTCACCGGCACTGCCGATGCCGGAGGGCTCGGAATCCTGGCCGCGGCCACGATGACCTACGAGGAGATGGTGGCGGCGATCGCCGCGGTGAAGTCGCGCACCGACAAGCCGTTCGGCGTCAACATGCGCACCGACGCGGCCGACGTCGAGCAGCGGGTCGATCACCTCATCGCCCAGAAGGTGAAGGTCGCCTCGTTCGCCCAGGCCCCGCGACCCGACATGGTGAAGAAGCTGAAGGACAACGGTGTGGTCGTGGTGCCGACCGTGGGTGCTCGCCGCCACGCCGAGAAGGTGGCCGAGTGGGGCGTCGACGCCGTCCTCTGCCAGGGTGCCGAGGGCGGTGGCCACACCGGCACCGTGCCGACCTCACTGCTGCTGCCCGAAGTGCTCGACGCGGTCGACATCCCGGTCATCGCGGCCGGTGGTTTCCACGACGGTCGCGGTCTTGCCGCCGCGCTCGCATGGGGTGCCGACGGCATCGCGATGGGCACGCGCTTCCTGCTCACCGCCGACAGCAAGGTGCCCGACGAGGTCAAGGCCGTCTACCTCGACACACCGGTGACCGGCACGGTGGTGTCGACCGCGATCGACGGCGCGCCACAGCGGGTCATCCGGACCGAGGTGATCGAGAACCTCGAGCGCACCGGCCTGCTCAACCTGCCCCGGGCCGGTGTGAACGCCCTCAAGTTCCGAAAGCTCACCGACACGTCGATCGGCGACCTGCTGAAGGAGGGCATCAGCATGAAGCGGAATCAGGATCTCACCTGGGCCCAGGTCGCCATGGCCGCCAACGCCGCCATGCTCACGCGGGCGACGCTGGTCGAAGGGAAGCTCGAGGTGGGAATCCTGCCCACCGGCCAGTGTGTGGGCGTGGTCGACGACCTCCCCACCTGTGCCGAGCTGATCGAGCGCATCGCCGCCGAGGCAATCGCCCGTTTCGACACCGTTTGCCCCTAG
- a CDS encoding ABC transporter substrate-binding protein, whose protein sequence is MKRSPLTILLALLAVLAMLAAACGDDDDTSVADDEVADDAEDGAGAEDGAGNVERIVSLSPTATEILFAIGAGDQVVAVDQFSNHPADAPMTDLDGFSVNVEAVAEYDPQIVTMQASAATAELEALGITVIARDAPTDFDGIYSQIEELGAATGHMAEAAELVLQIQTDIDALVATAPDAEGLTYYHELGTDYYSVNRDSFVAEVYALFGLQSIGDEADGEAFNGYLPLSEEFILGADPDMIFLADTIYAGQTAETVAARPGWADLTAVQQNAVVELDDDIASRWGPRVVEFAEAIAGVLAAVAAPA, encoded by the coding sequence ATGAAACGCAGTCCACTCACGATCCTGCTCGCCCTGCTCGCCGTGCTGGCGATGCTCGCCGCCGCGTGCGGTGATGACGACGACACCAGCGTCGCCGACGACGAGGTCGCCGACGACGCCGAGGACGGTGCCGGCGCGGAGGACGGTGCCGGAAACGTCGAGCGCATCGTGTCGCTGTCACCGACCGCGACGGAGATCCTGTTCGCCATCGGCGCGGGTGACCAGGTCGTGGCGGTCGATCAGTTCTCCAACCATCCCGCCGATGCCCCGATGACCGATCTCGACGGCTTCTCGGTGAACGTCGAAGCGGTCGCCGAATACGATCCGCAGATCGTCACCATGCAGGCGAGCGCGGCCACCGCCGAGCTCGAGGCCCTCGGCATCACCGTGATCGCCCGGGATGCACCGACCGACTTCGACGGCATCTACAGCCAGATCGAGGAACTCGGCGCCGCCACCGGCCACATGGCCGAGGCAGCCGAGCTCGTCCTGCAGATCCAGACCGACATCGATGCACTCGTGGCGACTGCACCCGACGCAGAGGGCTTGACCTACTACCACGAGCTCGGCACCGACTACTACAGCGTGAACCGCGATTCGTTCGTGGCCGAGGTCTATGCCCTCTTCGGACTGCAGAGCATCGGCGACGAAGCCGACGGCGAGGCGTTCAACGGCTACCTGCCGCTCTCCGAGGAATTCATTCTGGGCGCTGATCCGGACATGATCTTCCTCGCCGACACGATCTACGCCGGCCAGACCGCCGAGACGGTTGCCGCGCGACCGGGCTGGGCCGATCTCACGGCGGTCCAGCAGAACGCCGTCGTCGAACTCGATGACGACATCGCATCACGTTGGGGACCGCGGGTCGTCGAGTTCGCCGAGGCCATCGCCGGCGTGCTGGCCGCAGTGGCGGCACCAGCCTGA
- a CDS encoding iron ABC transporter permease yields the protein MGSPRPAEVRAAAPQGARLGFGAVSAGVLAILVASFAGLTMGPVDLSISEVFRELADGLPGVDLDSGLSSTHQAIVTQIRFPRVVLGLMVGATLSLSGAAYQGAFRNPLADPYLLGIAAGAGLGATIAITEGLGDGSGVLDAVPLAAFVGGLAAVWISYVAGHIGGRSTVTLILAGVAVASFLTACQTYVLQANSDVIREVYTWILGRIATSGWNEPALLAPYFVLTTVVVLRYRRALDVLAVGDEEAASLGVNPRRVRLIVVLAASLGAAAAVAVSGLIGFVGIIVPHTVRLLFGASNRVVLPLSVLFGAAFMVAADLLARIVLEPAELPIGVVTAFIGAPFFALVLRASRREVW from the coding sequence ATGGGTTCGCCGCGACCCGCCGAGGTCCGCGCCGCGGCGCCACAGGGCGCCCGGCTCGGCTTCGGCGCGGTCTCCGCGGGCGTCCTGGCGATCCTCGTGGCGAGTTTCGCCGGCCTCACGATGGGCCCGGTCGACCTCTCGATCAGCGAGGTTTTTCGCGAACTGGCCGACGGCCTTCCGGGTGTCGATCTCGACTCCGGGCTGTCGAGCACCCATCAGGCGATCGTCACGCAGATCCGGTTTCCCCGCGTCGTCCTGGGTCTCATGGTCGGCGCGACGCTGTCGCTGAGCGGGGCCGCCTATCAGGGAGCGTTCCGCAACCCGCTGGCCGATCCCTATCTGCTCGGCATCGCGGCCGGGGCCGGCCTCGGCGCGACGATCGCGATCACCGAGGGCCTCGGCGATGGTTCGGGGGTCCTGGACGCCGTCCCGCTCGCGGCCTTCGTCGGGGGTCTCGCGGCGGTGTGGATCTCGTATGTGGCGGGCCACATCGGCGGACGTTCGACGGTGACGCTGATCCTGGCCGGCGTTGCCGTCGCCAGCTTCCTGACCGCCTGTCAGACCTACGTGCTGCAGGCCAACAGCGACGTGATCCGCGAGGTCTACACGTGGATTCTCGGACGGATCGCCACGTCGGGATGGAACGAACCGGCCCTGCTCGCGCCCTACTTCGTCCTCACGACGGTGGTCGTTCTCCGCTACCGGCGCGCCCTCGACGTGCTGGCCGTGGGCGACGAGGAAGCCGCATCGTTGGGGGTCAACCCGCGACGTGTACGGCTGATCGTGGTGCTCGCGGCGTCGTTGGGCGCCGCCGCGGCCGTGGCGGTGTCGGGGCTCATCGGGTTCGTCGGCATCATCGTACCCCACACGGTGCGGCTGCTCTTCGGTGCCAGCAACCGCGTGGTTCTGCCGCTCTCGGTGCTGTTCGGCGCCGCCTTCATGGTGGCCGCCGATCTGCTGGCCCGGATCGTGCTCGAACCGGCCGAGTTGCCGATCGGGGTGGTCACCGCCTTCATCGGCGCGCCGTTCTTCGCTCTGGTGCTGCGCGCGAGTCGGCGGGAGGTCTGGTGA